In Candidatus Defluviilinea proxima, a single genomic region encodes these proteins:
- a CDS encoding VOC family protein: MKQSIIHIALVVRDYDEAISFYTEKLHFTLVEDTYQPEQDKRWVVVAPPNANGTTLLLAKASKPEQEPFIGNQTGGRVFLFLSTDDFWRDYNEMVSKGIKFIRPPKEAPYGIVAVFEDLYGNLWDLLQLNADHPLYKYNS; this comes from the coding sequence ATGAAACAGTCAATCATCCATATTGCGTTGGTCGTCAGGGACTATGACGAAGCGATCTCTTTTTATACAGAGAAACTGCATTTTACATTGGTTGAAGATACATATCAGCCAGAACAGGATAAGCGCTGGGTGGTGGTCGCGCCTCCCAATGCCAATGGCACTACCCTTCTTTTGGCGAAAGCATCGAAGCCCGAGCAGGAACCTTTCATTGGCAATCAAACAGGCGGCAGGGTTTTCCTCTTTCTGAGCACTGATGATTTCTGGCGTGATTACAACGAGATGGTTTCCAAAGGCATCAAATTCATCCGACCACCTAAAGAAGCCCCATATGGAATAGTCGCTGTTTTTGAAGACCTATATGGCAATCTGTGGGATCTACTGCAACTCAACGCCGATCATCCCCTATACAAGTACAACTCCTGA
- a CDS encoding helix-turn-helix transcriptional regulator → MIYYSLPMVTDTLNTQEYSETIEDIKLYIRTHIHEDLNREVLADVAGFSVPHFHRVFTAQVGESAVSYVRRLRLERAGRKLRMGAVDITEVARAAGYESHAAFSKAFKQQYGLSPSEFRQLGCSAATQLLSKG, encoded by the coding sequence TTGATATACTATAGTTTGCCTATGGTGACCGACACTTTAAACACTCAAGAATATTCTGAGACCATCGAGGACATAAAGCTGTACATCCGTACGCACATTCACGAAGACCTGAATCGCGAAGTGTTGGCAGATGTTGCAGGCTTCTCTGTGCCACACTTCCATCGCGTCTTCACGGCGCAGGTTGGCGAGAGCGCGGTTAGTTATGTCCGCCGTCTGCGGCTGGAACGTGCAGGGCGTAAACTCCGCATGGGTGCTGTGGATATCACGGAGGTGGCCCGTGCAGCGGGGTACGAGTCGCATGCGGCGTTCAGCAAAGCATTCAAACAGCAGTACGGTCTCAGTCCCAGTGAGTTCCGTCAACTTGGTTGTAGTGCCGCCACCCAACTTCTGTCCAAAGGATAA
- a CDS encoding VOC family protein yields the protein MKIKLTSVSIDDYDKALKFYTEVMGFVKKHDIPLGPGARWITVVSPEEPDGTELLLEPNASYPAMKALKESLVKDGIPFTAFQVSDIHNEYERMKKLGVDFTMEPTNMGTTTVAIFNDTCGNLIQIYQMTGM from the coding sequence ATGAAAATCAAACTTACCAGTGTTTCTATCGATGACTACGACAAGGCTTTAAAGTTCTATACAGAGGTGATGGGCTTTGTGAAAAAACACGATATTCCTCTTGGGCCGGGCGCCCGTTGGATCACCGTTGTCTCGCCCGAGGAGCCCGATGGCACGGAACTCCTGCTTGAACCGAATGCCAGTTATCCTGCCATGAAAGCGCTCAAGGAATCACTTGTGAAGGATGGAATTCCGTTCACTGCCTTCCAAGTCAGCGACATCCATAATGAATATGAACGTATGAAGAAATTAGGCGTGGATTTCACCATGGAGCCAACCAACATGGGCACGACCACCGTAGCGATATTCAACGATACGTGCGGGAATTTGATCCAAATTTATCAGATGACGGGTATGTAA